The Bos indicus x Bos taurus breed Angus x Brahman F1 hybrid chromosome 11, Bos_hybrid_MaternalHap_v2.0, whole genome shotgun sequence genome includes a region encoding these proteins:
- the NDOR1 gene encoding NADPH-dependent diflavin oxidoreductase 1 isoform X2 — translation METGERLPGSLKEKAGRPLASAESLCPIPLREGGEPGCWEDAWPLQPEALHMCLFVEVNLINEPLVIFVCATTGQGDPPDNMKSFWRFIFRRSLPSTALRQMDFAVLGLGDSSYAKFNFVAKKLHRRLLQLGGSALLPVCLGDDQHELGPDAAIDPWLQDLWEKVLGPHPVPLNLDLSPPGVLWPSKFTLQFLKDTPSSGPEELCAAGTDPQGPPSELQPFLAPMVSNQRVTGPSHFQDVRLIEFDISGSGISFAAGDLVLIQPENTASHVQQFCQALGLDPEQHFTLQPREPGVTCPTRLPQPCSVRRLVSQYLDIASVPRRSFFELLACLSPHELEREKLREFGSARGQEELCEYCTRPRRTALEVLCDFPHTAAAVPPDYLLDLLPLIRPRAFSIASSLRILVAVVQYQTRLREPRRGLCSSWLASLDPAQGPVRVPLWVRSGGLTFPKTPDVPVIMVGPGTGVAPFRAAIQERVAQGETGNVLFFGCRRRDQDFYWEAEWEQLQARGCLTLVTAFSREQATPSTCRPMCVTPCCPSSGRRAGSLTPMRPPTSLSCSGHCVSRLRRGPEGPSCRWPQPPCPTLSGGCRWLSPCLLPAGRVVDSPAQTPAEGGRHEQHTPALSAPGKPQQ, via the exons ATGGAGACAGGGGAGCGGTTGCCGGGGAGCCTGAAAGAGAAGGCCGGCCGGCCGCTCGCGAGCGCTGAGTCCCTTTGCCCCATTCCTCTGAGAGAAGGCGGGGAGCCAGGCTGCTGGGAGGATGCCTGGCCATTACAGCCCGAGGCCTTACATATGTGTCTTTTTGTTGAGGTGAATCTGATTAATGAGCCCCTGGTGATATTTGTTTGTGCAACTACAGGCCAAGGAGACCCCCCGGACAACATGAAG AGTTTCTGGAGGTTCATCTTCCGGAGGAGCCTGCCATCCACTGCCCTCCGTCAGATGGactttgctgtgctgggtctcggGGACTCGTCTTACGCCAA GTTCAACTTCGTGGCCAAGAAGCTGCACCGCCGGCTGCTGCAGCTCGGGGGCAGCGCCCTCCTGCCCGTGTGCCTGGGCGATGACCAGCACGAACTGGG GCCCGACGCCGCCATCGACCCCTGGCTGCAGGATCTGTGGGAGAAGGTGCTGGGGCCGCACCCTGTGCCTCTGAACCTTGACCTGAGCCCTCCTGGAGTCCT TTGGCCCTCCAAGTTCACCCTGCAGTTCCTCAAGGACACCCCCAGCTCAGGCCCGGAGGAGCTGTGTGCGGCCGGAACAGACCCTCAGGGACCCCCTTCAGAGCTACAGCCGTTCCTGGCACCCATGGTCAGCAATCAGAGGGTCACGGGGCCCTCGCACTTCCAGGATGTTCGGCTGATTGAGTTCGACATCTCGGGCTCTGGGATCAG CTTTGCAGCTGGTGACCTGGTGCTGATCCAGCCCGAGAACACGGCCAGCCACGTCCAGCAGTTCTGCCAGGCGCTGGGCCTGGACCCCGAGCAGCACTTCACACTGCAGCCCCGGGAGCCAG GTGTCACCTGCCCTACGCGgctgccccagccctgctccGTGCGGCGCCTCGTGTCCCAGTACCTGGACATCGCCAGTGTCCCCCGCCGCTCCTTCTTTGAACTTCTGGCCTGTCTCTCCCCCCACGAGCTGGAGCGGGAGAAGCTTCGGGAATTCGGCTCTGCACGGGGCCAGGAGGAGCTTTGCGAGTACTGCACCCGGCCCCGCAGGACGGCCCTGGAG GTGCTGTGCGACTTCCCCCACACAGCTGCTGCTGTCCCCCCAGACTACCTGCTGGACCTGCTGCCCCTGATCCGGCCCCGGGCCTTCTCCATCGCCTCCTCTCTGCGG ATCCTGGTGGCCGTGGTGCAGTACCAGACCCGCCTCCGGGAGCCCCGCCGTGGCCTCTGCTCCAGCTGGCTGGCGTCCCTGGACCCTGCGCAAG GACCTGTCCGGGTGCCCCTGTGGGTGCGGTCTGGGGGCCTGACATTCCCAAAGACGCCAGATGTACCTGTGATCATGGTGGGGCCCGGCACCGGCGTAGCCCCCTTCCGAGCAGCCATCCAGGAGCGAGTGGCCCAGGGCGAGACCG gaaatGTGCTGTTCTTCGGATGCCGCCGGCGGGACCAGGACTTCTACTGGGAGGCCGAGTGGGAGCAGCTGCAGGCGAGAGGCTGCCTGACTCTGGTCACGGCCTTCTCCCGGGAGCAG GCAACGCCAAGTACATGCCGGCCGATGTGTGTGACACCCTGCTGTCCATCTTCCGGGAGGAGGGCGGGCTCTCTGACCCCGATGCGGCCGCCTACCTCGCTCAGCTGCAGCGGACACTGCGTTTCCAGACTGAGACGTGGGCCTGAAGGGCCATCCTGCCGTTGGCCACAGCCACCCTGCCCGACGCTCTCTGGGGGCTGTCGTTGGCTCTCGCCCTGTCTGCTACCAGCTGGGAGGGTGGTCGACTCTCCTGCACAGACCCCAGCAGAGGGAGGACGCCATGAGCAGCACACACCTGCCCTCTCAGCTCCAGGAAAGCCTCAGCAATAA
- the NDOR1 gene encoding NADPH-dependent diflavin oxidoreductase 1 isoform X5 has protein sequence MPSARLLVLFGSQTGTAQDVSERLGREARRRQLSCRVEALDSYPVVNLINEPLVIFVCATTGQGDPPDNMKSFWRFIFRRSLPSTALRQMDFAVLGLGDSSYAKFNFVAKKLHRRLLQLGGSALLPVCLGDDQHELGPDAAIDPWLQDLWEKVLGPHPVPLNLDLSPPGVLWPSKFTLQFLKDTPSSGPEELCAAGTDPQGPPSELQPFLAPMVSNQRVTGPSHFQDVRLIEFDISGSGISFAAGDLVLIQPENTASHVQQFCQALGLDPEQHFTLQPREPGVTCPTRLPQPCSVRRLVSQYLDIASVPRRSFFELLACLSPHELEREKLREFGSARGQEELCEYCTRPRRTALEVLCDFPHTAAAVPPDYLLDLLPLIRPRAFSIASSLRAHPSRLQILVAVVQYQTRLREPRRGLCSSWLASLDPAQGPVRVPLWVRSGGLTFPKTPDVPVIMVGPGTGVAPFRAAIQERVAQGETGNVLFFGCRRRDQDFYWEAEWEQLQARGCLTLVTAFSREQEQKVYVQHRLRALGPLVWELLDGRGAHFYLAGNAKYMPADVCDTLLSIFREEGGLSDPDAAAYLAQLQRTLRFQTETWA, from the exons ATGCCGAGCGCACGGCTCCTGGTGCTCTTCGGCAGCCAAACGGGCACAGCCCAGGATGTGTCGGAGAGGCTGGGCCGCGAGGCCCGACGCCGGCAGCTCAGCTGCCGAGTGGAAGCCCTGGACTCCTACCCCGTG GTGAATCTGATTAATGAGCCCCTGGTGATATTTGTTTGTGCAACTACAGGCCAAGGAGACCCCCCGGACAACATGAAG AGTTTCTGGAGGTTCATCTTCCGGAGGAGCCTGCCATCCACTGCCCTCCGTCAGATGGactttgctgtgctgggtctcggGGACTCGTCTTACGCCAA GTTCAACTTCGTGGCCAAGAAGCTGCACCGCCGGCTGCTGCAGCTCGGGGGCAGCGCCCTCCTGCCCGTGTGCCTGGGCGATGACCAGCACGAACTGGG GCCCGACGCCGCCATCGACCCCTGGCTGCAGGATCTGTGGGAGAAGGTGCTGGGGCCGCACCCTGTGCCTCTGAACCTTGACCTGAGCCCTCCTGGAGTCCT TTGGCCCTCCAAGTTCACCCTGCAGTTCCTCAAGGACACCCCCAGCTCAGGCCCGGAGGAGCTGTGTGCGGCCGGAACAGACCCTCAGGGACCCCCTTCAGAGCTACAGCCGTTCCTGGCACCCATGGTCAGCAATCAGAGGGTCACGGGGCCCTCGCACTTCCAGGATGTTCGGCTGATTGAGTTCGACATCTCGGGCTCTGGGATCAG CTTTGCAGCTGGTGACCTGGTGCTGATCCAGCCCGAGAACACGGCCAGCCACGTCCAGCAGTTCTGCCAGGCGCTGGGCCTGGACCCCGAGCAGCACTTCACACTGCAGCCCCGGGAGCCAG GTGTCACCTGCCCTACGCGgctgccccagccctgctccGTGCGGCGCCTCGTGTCCCAGTACCTGGACATCGCCAGTGTCCCCCGCCGCTCCTTCTTTGAACTTCTGGCCTGTCTCTCCCCCCACGAGCTGGAGCGGGAGAAGCTTCGGGAATTCGGCTCTGCACGGGGCCAGGAGGAGCTTTGCGAGTACTGCACCCGGCCCCGCAGGACGGCCCTGGAG GTGCTGTGCGACTTCCCCCACACAGCTGCTGCTGTCCCCCCAGACTACCTGCTGGACCTGCTGCCCCTGATCCGGCCCCGGGCCTTCTCCATCGCCTCCTCTCTGCGG gcccaccCCTCGCGGCTGCAGATCCTGGTGGCCGTGGTGCAGTACCAGACCCGCCTCCGGGAGCCCCGCCGTGGCCTCTGCTCCAGCTGGCTGGCGTCCCTGGACCCTGCGCAAG GACCTGTCCGGGTGCCCCTGTGGGTGCGGTCTGGGGGCCTGACATTCCCAAAGACGCCAGATGTACCTGTGATCATGGTGGGGCCCGGCACCGGCGTAGCCCCCTTCCGAGCAGCCATCCAGGAGCGAGTGGCCCAGGGCGAGACCG gaaatGTGCTGTTCTTCGGATGCCGCCGGCGGGACCAGGACTTCTACTGGGAGGCCGAGTGGGAGCAGCTGCAGGCGAGAGGCTGCCTGACTCTGGTCACGGCCTTCTCCCGGGAGCAG GAGCAGAAGGTGTATGTGCAGCACCGGCTCCGGGCGCTCGGGCCGCTGGTGTGGGAGCTGCTGGACGGCCGGGGCGCCCATTTCTACCTGGCAGG CAACGCCAAGTACATGCCGGCCGATGTGTGTGACACCCTGCTGTCCATCTTCCGGGAGGAGGGCGGGCTCTCTGACCCCGATGCGGCCGCCTACCTCGCTCAGCTGCAGCGGACACTGCGTTTCCAGACTGAGACGTGGGCCTGA
- the NDOR1 gene encoding NADPH-dependent diflavin oxidoreductase 1 isoform X3: protein MPSARLLVLFGSQTGTAQDVSERLGREARRRQLSCRVEALDSYPVVNLINEPLVIFVCATTGQGDPPDNMKSFWRFIFRRSLPSTALRQMDFAVLGLGDSSYAKFNFVAKKLHRRLLQLGGSALLPVCLGDDQHELGPDAAIDPWLQDLWEKVLGPHPVPLNLDLSPPGVLWPSKFTLQFLKDTPSSGPEELCAAGTDPQGPPSELQPFLAPMVSNQRVTGPSHFQDVRLIEFDISGSGISFAAGDLVLIQPENTASHVQQFCQALGLDPEQHFTLQPREPGVTCPTRLPQPCSVRRLVSQYLDIASVPRRSFFELLACLSPHELEREKLREFGSARGQEELCEYCTRPRRTALEVLCDFPHTAAAVPPDYLLDLLPLIRPRAFSIASSLRAHPSRLQILVAVVQYQTRLREPRRGLCSSWLASLDPAQGPVRVPLWVRSGGLTFPKTPDVPVIMVGPGTGVAPFRAAIQERVAQGETGNVLFFGCRRRDQDFYWEAEWEQLQARGCLTLVTAFSREQATPSTCRPMCVTPCCPSSGRRAGSLTPMRPPTSLSCSGHCVSRLRRGPEGPSCRWPQPPCPTLSGGCRWLSPCLLPAGRVVDSPAQTPAEGGRHEQHTPALSAPGKPQQ from the exons ATGCCGAGCGCACGGCTCCTGGTGCTCTTCGGCAGCCAAACGGGCACAGCCCAGGATGTGTCGGAGAGGCTGGGCCGCGAGGCCCGACGCCGGCAGCTCAGCTGCCGAGTGGAAGCCCTGGACTCCTACCCCGTG GTGAATCTGATTAATGAGCCCCTGGTGATATTTGTTTGTGCAACTACAGGCCAAGGAGACCCCCCGGACAACATGAAG AGTTTCTGGAGGTTCATCTTCCGGAGGAGCCTGCCATCCACTGCCCTCCGTCAGATGGactttgctgtgctgggtctcggGGACTCGTCTTACGCCAA GTTCAACTTCGTGGCCAAGAAGCTGCACCGCCGGCTGCTGCAGCTCGGGGGCAGCGCCCTCCTGCCCGTGTGCCTGGGCGATGACCAGCACGAACTGGG GCCCGACGCCGCCATCGACCCCTGGCTGCAGGATCTGTGGGAGAAGGTGCTGGGGCCGCACCCTGTGCCTCTGAACCTTGACCTGAGCCCTCCTGGAGTCCT TTGGCCCTCCAAGTTCACCCTGCAGTTCCTCAAGGACACCCCCAGCTCAGGCCCGGAGGAGCTGTGTGCGGCCGGAACAGACCCTCAGGGACCCCCTTCAGAGCTACAGCCGTTCCTGGCACCCATGGTCAGCAATCAGAGGGTCACGGGGCCCTCGCACTTCCAGGATGTTCGGCTGATTGAGTTCGACATCTCGGGCTCTGGGATCAG CTTTGCAGCTGGTGACCTGGTGCTGATCCAGCCCGAGAACACGGCCAGCCACGTCCAGCAGTTCTGCCAGGCGCTGGGCCTGGACCCCGAGCAGCACTTCACACTGCAGCCCCGGGAGCCAG GTGTCACCTGCCCTACGCGgctgccccagccctgctccGTGCGGCGCCTCGTGTCCCAGTACCTGGACATCGCCAGTGTCCCCCGCCGCTCCTTCTTTGAACTTCTGGCCTGTCTCTCCCCCCACGAGCTGGAGCGGGAGAAGCTTCGGGAATTCGGCTCTGCACGGGGCCAGGAGGAGCTTTGCGAGTACTGCACCCGGCCCCGCAGGACGGCCCTGGAG GTGCTGTGCGACTTCCCCCACACAGCTGCTGCTGTCCCCCCAGACTACCTGCTGGACCTGCTGCCCCTGATCCGGCCCCGGGCCTTCTCCATCGCCTCCTCTCTGCGG gcccaccCCTCGCGGCTGCAGATCCTGGTGGCCGTGGTGCAGTACCAGACCCGCCTCCGGGAGCCCCGCCGTGGCCTCTGCTCCAGCTGGCTGGCGTCCCTGGACCCTGCGCAAG GACCTGTCCGGGTGCCCCTGTGGGTGCGGTCTGGGGGCCTGACATTCCCAAAGACGCCAGATGTACCTGTGATCATGGTGGGGCCCGGCACCGGCGTAGCCCCCTTCCGAGCAGCCATCCAGGAGCGAGTGGCCCAGGGCGAGACCG gaaatGTGCTGTTCTTCGGATGCCGCCGGCGGGACCAGGACTTCTACTGGGAGGCCGAGTGGGAGCAGCTGCAGGCGAGAGGCTGCCTGACTCTGGTCACGGCCTTCTCCCGGGAGCAG GCAACGCCAAGTACATGCCGGCCGATGTGTGTGACACCCTGCTGTCCATCTTCCGGGAGGAGGGCGGGCTCTCTGACCCCGATGCGGCCGCCTACCTCGCTCAGCTGCAGCGGACACTGCGTTTCCAGACTGAGACGTGGGCCTGAAGGGCCATCCTGCCGTTGGCCACAGCCACCCTGCCCGACGCTCTCTGGGGGCTGTCGTTGGCTCTCGCCCTGTCTGCTACCAGCTGGGAGGGTGGTCGACTCTCCTGCACAGACCCCAGCAGAGGGAGGACGCCATGAGCAGCACACACCTGCCCTCTCAGCTCCAGGAAAGCCTCAGCAATAA
- the NDOR1 gene encoding NADPH-dependent diflavin oxidoreductase 1 isoform X6: protein MPSARLLVLFGSQTGTAQDVSERLGREARRRQLSCRVEALDSYPVVNLINEPLVIFVCATTGQGDPPDNMKSFWRFIFRRSLPSTALRQMDFAVLGLGDSSYAKFNFVAKKLHRRLLQLGGSALLPVCLGDDQHELGPDAAIDPWLQDLWEKVLGPHPVPLNLDLSPPGVLWPSKFTLQFLKDTPSSGPEELCAAGTDPQGPPSELQPFLAPMVSNQRVTGPSHFQDVRLIEFDISGSGISFAAGDLVLIQPENTASHVQQFCQALGLDPEQHFTLQPREPGVTCPTRLPQPCSVRRLVSQYLDIASVPRRSFFELLACLSPHELEREKLREFGSARGQEELCEYCTRPRRTALEVLCDFPHTAAAVPPDYLLDLLPLIRPRAFSIASSLRILVAVVQYQTRLREPRRGLCSSWLASLDPAQGPVRVPLWVRSGGLTFPKTPDVPVIMVGPGTGVAPFRAAIQERVAQGETGNVLFFGCRRRDQDFYWEAEWEQLQARGCLTLVTAFSREQEQKVYVQHRLRALGPLVWELLDGRGAHFYLAGNAKYMPADVCDTLLSIFREEGGLSDPDAAAYLAQLQRTLRFQTETWA from the exons ATGCCGAGCGCACGGCTCCTGGTGCTCTTCGGCAGCCAAACGGGCACAGCCCAGGATGTGTCGGAGAGGCTGGGCCGCGAGGCCCGACGCCGGCAGCTCAGCTGCCGAGTGGAAGCCCTGGACTCCTACCCCGTG GTGAATCTGATTAATGAGCCCCTGGTGATATTTGTTTGTGCAACTACAGGCCAAGGAGACCCCCCGGACAACATGAAG AGTTTCTGGAGGTTCATCTTCCGGAGGAGCCTGCCATCCACTGCCCTCCGTCAGATGGactttgctgtgctgggtctcggGGACTCGTCTTACGCCAA GTTCAACTTCGTGGCCAAGAAGCTGCACCGCCGGCTGCTGCAGCTCGGGGGCAGCGCCCTCCTGCCCGTGTGCCTGGGCGATGACCAGCACGAACTGGG GCCCGACGCCGCCATCGACCCCTGGCTGCAGGATCTGTGGGAGAAGGTGCTGGGGCCGCACCCTGTGCCTCTGAACCTTGACCTGAGCCCTCCTGGAGTCCT TTGGCCCTCCAAGTTCACCCTGCAGTTCCTCAAGGACACCCCCAGCTCAGGCCCGGAGGAGCTGTGTGCGGCCGGAACAGACCCTCAGGGACCCCCTTCAGAGCTACAGCCGTTCCTGGCACCCATGGTCAGCAATCAGAGGGTCACGGGGCCCTCGCACTTCCAGGATGTTCGGCTGATTGAGTTCGACATCTCGGGCTCTGGGATCAG CTTTGCAGCTGGTGACCTGGTGCTGATCCAGCCCGAGAACACGGCCAGCCACGTCCAGCAGTTCTGCCAGGCGCTGGGCCTGGACCCCGAGCAGCACTTCACACTGCAGCCCCGGGAGCCAG GTGTCACCTGCCCTACGCGgctgccccagccctgctccGTGCGGCGCCTCGTGTCCCAGTACCTGGACATCGCCAGTGTCCCCCGCCGCTCCTTCTTTGAACTTCTGGCCTGTCTCTCCCCCCACGAGCTGGAGCGGGAGAAGCTTCGGGAATTCGGCTCTGCACGGGGCCAGGAGGAGCTTTGCGAGTACTGCACCCGGCCCCGCAGGACGGCCCTGGAG GTGCTGTGCGACTTCCCCCACACAGCTGCTGCTGTCCCCCCAGACTACCTGCTGGACCTGCTGCCCCTGATCCGGCCCCGGGCCTTCTCCATCGCCTCCTCTCTGCGG ATCCTGGTGGCCGTGGTGCAGTACCAGACCCGCCTCCGGGAGCCCCGCCGTGGCCTCTGCTCCAGCTGGCTGGCGTCCCTGGACCCTGCGCAAG GACCTGTCCGGGTGCCCCTGTGGGTGCGGTCTGGGGGCCTGACATTCCCAAAGACGCCAGATGTACCTGTGATCATGGTGGGGCCCGGCACCGGCGTAGCCCCCTTCCGAGCAGCCATCCAGGAGCGAGTGGCCCAGGGCGAGACCG gaaatGTGCTGTTCTTCGGATGCCGCCGGCGGGACCAGGACTTCTACTGGGAGGCCGAGTGGGAGCAGCTGCAGGCGAGAGGCTGCCTGACTCTGGTCACGGCCTTCTCCCGGGAGCAG GAGCAGAAGGTGTATGTGCAGCACCGGCTCCGGGCGCTCGGGCCGCTGGTGTGGGAGCTGCTGGACGGCCGGGGCGCCCATTTCTACCTGGCAGG CAACGCCAAGTACATGCCGGCCGATGTGTGTGACACCCTGCTGTCCATCTTCCGGGAGGAGGGCGGGCTCTCTGACCCCGATGCGGCCGCCTACCTCGCTCAGCTGCAGCGGACACTGCGTTTCCAGACTGAGACGTGGGCCTGA
- the NDOR1 gene encoding NADPH-dependent diflavin oxidoreductase 1 isoform X1 has translation METGERLPGSLKEKAGRPLASAESLCPIPLREGGEPGCWEDAWPLQPEALHMCLFVEVNLINEPLVIFVCATTGQGDPPDNMKSFWRFIFRRSLPSTALRQMDFAVLGLGDSSYAKFNFVAKKLHRRLLQLGGSALLPVCLGDDQHELGPDAAIDPWLQDLWEKVLGPHPVPLNLDLSPPGVLWPSKFTLQFLKDTPSSGPEELCAAGTDPQGPPSELQPFLAPMVSNQRVTGPSHFQDVRLIEFDISGSGISFAAGDLVLIQPENTASHVQQFCQALGLDPEQHFTLQPREPGVTCPTRLPQPCSVRRLVSQYLDIASVPRRSFFELLACLSPHELEREKLREFGSARGQEELCEYCTRPRRTALEVLCDFPHTAAAVPPDYLLDLLPLIRPRAFSIASSLRAHPSRLQILVAVVQYQTRLREPRRGLCSSWLASLDPAQGPVRVPLWVRSGGLTFPKTPDVPVIMVGPGTGVAPFRAAIQERVAQGETGNVLFFGCRRRDQDFYWEAEWEQLQARGCLTLVTAFSREQATPSTCRPMCVTPCCPSSGRRAGSLTPMRPPTSLSCSGHCVSRLRRGPEGPSCRWPQPPCPTLSGGCRWLSPCLLPAGRVVDSPAQTPAEGGRHEQHTPALSAPGKPQQ, from the exons ATGGAGACAGGGGAGCGGTTGCCGGGGAGCCTGAAAGAGAAGGCCGGCCGGCCGCTCGCGAGCGCTGAGTCCCTTTGCCCCATTCCTCTGAGAGAAGGCGGGGAGCCAGGCTGCTGGGAGGATGCCTGGCCATTACAGCCCGAGGCCTTACATATGTGTCTTTTTGTTGAGGTGAATCTGATTAATGAGCCCCTGGTGATATTTGTTTGTGCAACTACAGGCCAAGGAGACCCCCCGGACAACATGAAG AGTTTCTGGAGGTTCATCTTCCGGAGGAGCCTGCCATCCACTGCCCTCCGTCAGATGGactttgctgtgctgggtctcggGGACTCGTCTTACGCCAA GTTCAACTTCGTGGCCAAGAAGCTGCACCGCCGGCTGCTGCAGCTCGGGGGCAGCGCCCTCCTGCCCGTGTGCCTGGGCGATGACCAGCACGAACTGGG GCCCGACGCCGCCATCGACCCCTGGCTGCAGGATCTGTGGGAGAAGGTGCTGGGGCCGCACCCTGTGCCTCTGAACCTTGACCTGAGCCCTCCTGGAGTCCT TTGGCCCTCCAAGTTCACCCTGCAGTTCCTCAAGGACACCCCCAGCTCAGGCCCGGAGGAGCTGTGTGCGGCCGGAACAGACCCTCAGGGACCCCCTTCAGAGCTACAGCCGTTCCTGGCACCCATGGTCAGCAATCAGAGGGTCACGGGGCCCTCGCACTTCCAGGATGTTCGGCTGATTGAGTTCGACATCTCGGGCTCTGGGATCAG CTTTGCAGCTGGTGACCTGGTGCTGATCCAGCCCGAGAACACGGCCAGCCACGTCCAGCAGTTCTGCCAGGCGCTGGGCCTGGACCCCGAGCAGCACTTCACACTGCAGCCCCGGGAGCCAG GTGTCACCTGCCCTACGCGgctgccccagccctgctccGTGCGGCGCCTCGTGTCCCAGTACCTGGACATCGCCAGTGTCCCCCGCCGCTCCTTCTTTGAACTTCTGGCCTGTCTCTCCCCCCACGAGCTGGAGCGGGAGAAGCTTCGGGAATTCGGCTCTGCACGGGGCCAGGAGGAGCTTTGCGAGTACTGCACCCGGCCCCGCAGGACGGCCCTGGAG GTGCTGTGCGACTTCCCCCACACAGCTGCTGCTGTCCCCCCAGACTACCTGCTGGACCTGCTGCCCCTGATCCGGCCCCGGGCCTTCTCCATCGCCTCCTCTCTGCGG gcccaccCCTCGCGGCTGCAGATCCTGGTGGCCGTGGTGCAGTACCAGACCCGCCTCCGGGAGCCCCGCCGTGGCCTCTGCTCCAGCTGGCTGGCGTCCCTGGACCCTGCGCAAG GACCTGTCCGGGTGCCCCTGTGGGTGCGGTCTGGGGGCCTGACATTCCCAAAGACGCCAGATGTACCTGTGATCATGGTGGGGCCCGGCACCGGCGTAGCCCCCTTCCGAGCAGCCATCCAGGAGCGAGTGGCCCAGGGCGAGACCG gaaatGTGCTGTTCTTCGGATGCCGCCGGCGGGACCAGGACTTCTACTGGGAGGCCGAGTGGGAGCAGCTGCAGGCGAGAGGCTGCCTGACTCTGGTCACGGCCTTCTCCCGGGAGCAG GCAACGCCAAGTACATGCCGGCCGATGTGTGTGACACCCTGCTGTCCATCTTCCGGGAGGAGGGCGGGCTCTCTGACCCCGATGCGGCCGCCTACCTCGCTCAGCTGCAGCGGACACTGCGTTTCCAGACTGAGACGTGGGCCTGAAGGGCCATCCTGCCGTTGGCCACAGCCACCCTGCCCGACGCTCTCTGGGGGCTGTCGTTGGCTCTCGCCCTGTCTGCTACCAGCTGGGAGGGTGGTCGACTCTCCTGCACAGACCCCAGCAGAGGGAGGACGCCATGAGCAGCACACACCTGCCCTCTCAGCTCCAGGAAAGCCTCAGCAATAA